One Eulemur rufifrons isolate Redbay chromosome 12, OSU_ERuf_1, whole genome shotgun sequence genomic window carries:
- the LETM2 gene encoding LETM1 domain-containing protein LETM2, mitochondrial yields the protein MLPSTFESESKKEEKQKKKMAAKLEMAKFLQETMTEMARRNRAKLGDASTQLSSYVKQVQTGHKPSTKEIVRFSKLFEDQLALEHLDRPQLVALCKLLELQTFGTNNLLRFQLLMKLKSIKADDEAIAKEGVKTLSVSELQAACRARGMRSLGLTEAQLRQQLTEWQDLHLKENVPPSLLLLSRTFYLIDVKPKPIEIPPSAEALKTDTPVESPTLPKSKENMADFAPQLKGTKDEDVVQPPPVIPSPVTPSPPIALLKGPITSSKEATLQAKSQKTSQNSKASSKGA from the exons ATGTTGCCGTCGACTTTTGAAAGTGAATCCAAAAAG gaagaaaaacagaaaaagaaaatggctgcAAAGTTGGAAATGGCAAAGTTTCTTCAAGAAACAATGACAGAAATGGCCAGGAGGAACAGAGCCAAGCTGGGAGATGCCTCTACGCAGCTCTCATCCTACGTAAAACAG GTCCAGACTGGCCACAAGCCCAGCACAAAAGAGATAGTTCGCTTTTCCAAACTGTTTGAGGACCAGCTAGCCCTGGAGCACTTAGATCGTCCGCAGCTGGTTGCCCTTTGCAAACTGCTAGAACTGCAGACCTTTGGAACCAACAATCTGCTCCGCTTTCAGCTTCTGATGAAACTGAAGTCTATAAAAGCAGATGATGAA GCAATTGCCAAAGAAGGGGTGAAGACTTTGAGTGTGTCAGAACTACAGGCTGCCTGTAGGGCCCGAGGGATGAGGTCACTGGGTCTCACTGAGGCACAACTGCGACAACAGCTCACAGAG TGGCAGGACCTCCACCTGAAGGAGAACGTCCCTCCTTCCCTTTTGCTTCTGTCCCGTACCTTCTACCTGATAGATGTGAAGCCAAAGCCCATCGAGATCCCACCAAGTGCGGAG GCTCTAAAGACAGATACTCCTGTGGAATCACCTACTCTCCCCAAATCCAAAGAGAACATGGCGGATTTTGCACCTCAACTAAAGGGAACTAAG GATGAAGACGTTGTACAACCACCACCAGTTATACCATCACCTGTAACACCATCACCGCCGATTGCATTACTTAAAGGGCCCATCACTTCTTCTAAGGAAGCT ACGCTCCAGGCCAAATCACAGAAGACATCCCAGAACAGCAAGGCTAGTTCAAAAGGAGCATGA